One window of Colius striatus isolate bColStr4 chromosome 16, bColStr4.1.hap1, whole genome shotgun sequence genomic DNA carries:
- the SDC4 gene encoding syndecan-4, with the protein MPLPRVPPVLRAALLLGLLLPGLLLPAAAESVRETETMDARWLDYPASGDLPDDEDIGEFKPHLTSDGLDLDETSGSGDYSDSEDAIYLTTMETPVISDNYIPGDTERKVEGEKKNTMVDNEIIADKAVPVEENLSNKISMASTANSSIFERTEVLTALIAGGAVGLLFAVFLILLLIYRMKKKDEGSYDLGKKPIYKKAPTNEFYA; encoded by the exons ATGCCGCTGCCCCGCGTCCCGCCGGTGCTCCGTGCCGCGCTGCTGCTCGGGCTGCTCCTGCCCGGCCTGCTCctgcccgccgccgccgagTCG GTGAGAGAAACTGAGACCATGGATGCCCGATGGCTTGACTACCCTGCCTCTGGAGACTTGCCAGATGATGAAGACATTGGAGAATTCAAGCCTCACTTAACTTCTGATGGGTTAGATCTAGATGAGACATCTGGGTCTGGAG ACTACTCAGACTCTGAAGATGCCATATATCTGACCACCATGGAGACTCCTGTG ATATCTGACAACtatatccctggagatactgagaGAAAGGTAGAAGGTGAGAAGAAAAACACGATGGTGGACAATGAAATCATTGCAGACAAAGCTGTACCTGTCGAAGAGAACCTGTCCAACAAGATCTCCATGGCAAGCACAGCCAACAGCAGCATCTTTGAAAGAACAGAAGTCCTTACAG CTCTCATTGCAGGAGGGGCAGTGGGTCTCCTGTTTGCTGTCTTCCTGATCCTCCTCTTAATCTATCGCATGAAGAAAAAGGATGAAGGCAGTTACGACCTGGGAAAGAAacccatctacaagaaagccCCTACAAATGAATTCTATGCTTAA
- the RBPJL gene encoding recombining binding protein suppressor of hairless-like protein, which produces MEMNPQRQTGPPEPVTHPGRPPSRSPPRCWGRSNPYQSNLLRDGVRRYLQLPADQTVLILHAKVAQKSYGNEKRFFCPPPCVYLRGPGWKLKQEQIKARDLGEAGFRVCGYMGLDSMGSSLMETQKFSFEEQPDAKGFGCAKALYISDADKRKHFRLVLKLFFSNGQEIGTFHSKLIKVISKPSQKKQSLKNTDLCISSGSKVSLFNRLRSQTISTRYLSVEGGAFIASARQWAAFTLHLADERCARSGFPLREGYIRYGSVVQLVCTATGITLPPLIIRKVTKQYAMLDVDEPISQLHKCAFQFQGSDRMYLCLSTEKVIQFQASPCPKESNRELLNDGSCWTIIGTEVVEYTFSESLACARQPISPVPLITALQLTGGGDVAMLEVQGEYFHAHLKVWFGDVEAETMYRSPKSLVCVVPDVSAFGSDWRWLRYPITVPLLLIRDDGLIYSSSFTFTYTPEQSFIPGQQVLSDVPQDSDKLLDSIHQEFTRTNFHLFMQS; this is translated from the exons GGCCCCCGGAGCCCGTCACTCACCCGGGCCGCCCGCCgagccgctccccgccgcgctGCTGGGGCAG ATCCAACCCCTACCAAAGCAACCTGCTTCGAGATGGTGTGCGGAGGTACCTGCAGCTGCCAGCGGACCAGACGGTGCTGATCCTGCACGCCAAAGTCGCCCAGAAGTCATATGGCAATGAGAAGAG GTTTTTCTGCCCCCCGCCTTGTGTTTACCTGAGAGGGCCGGGATGGAAGTTAAAACAGGAGCAGATCAAAG CCAGAGACCTGGGAGAAGCAGGTTTTCGGGTGTGTGGGTACATGGGGCTGGACAGCATGGGCAGCAGCCTGATGGAGACTCAGAAGTTCAGCTTTGAGGAGCAGCCAGATGCCAAG GGCTTCGGCTGTGCCAAGGCACTGTACATCTCGGACGCGGACAAGCGCAAACACTTCCGCCTGGTCCTGAAGCTCTTCTTCAGCAACGGGCAGGAGATTGGCACCTTCCACAGCAAACTGATCAAGGTCATCTCCAAACCCTCCCAGAAGAAGCAGTCGCTGAAGAACACGGACC TCTGCATCTCCTCGGGCTCCAAAGTCTCCCTCTTCAACCGCCTGCGCTCCCAGACCATCAGCACCCGGTACCTGTCTGTGGAGGGGGGAGCGTTCATTGCCAGCGCCAGGCAGTGGGCAGCCTTCACCCTCCACCTGG CCGATGAGCGCTGCGCCCGGAGCGGCTTCCCGCTGCGGGAAGGGTATATCCGCTACGGCTCCGTGGTCCAGCTCGTCTGCACGGCCACCGGCATCACCCTGCCTCCCCTG ATCATCCGGAAGGTGACCAAGCAGTATGCCATGCTGGACGTGGATGAGCCCATCTCCCAGCTCCACAAATGTGCCTTCCAGTTCCAGGGCAGTGACCGCATGTACCTGTGTCTCTCCACAGAGAAGGTGATCCAGTTCCAG GCATCTCCCTGCCCGAAGGAATCCAACCGGGAGCTGCTGAACGACGGTTCCTGCTGGACCATCATCGGCACTGAGGTGGTGGAGTACACCTTCAGCGAGAGCCTGGCCTGTGCCCGCCAGCCCATCAGCCCTGTGCCACTCATCACTGCCCTGCAG CTCACGGGTGGTGGGGACGTGGCCATGCTGGAGGTGCAGGGGGAGTATTTCCATGCACACCTCAAGGTCTGGTTTGGAGACGTGGAAGCAGAGACAATGTACAG GAGCCCCAAGTCCCTGGTGTGTGTCGTCCCTGATGTCTCTGCCTTTGGCAGTGACTGGAGGTGGCTGCGATACCCCATCACGGTCCCACTCCTGCTGATCAGGGACGATGGCCTCATCTACTCCAGCTCATTCACATTCACTTACACCCCAGAGCAGAGCTTCATCCCAGGACAGCAAGTCCTCTCAGATGTCCCCCAGGACTCGGACAAATTACTTGACAGCATCCATCAGGAGTTCACCAGGACCAACTTCCACCTCTTCATGCAGAGCTAG